From Triticum aestivum cultivar Chinese Spring chromosome 4A, IWGSC CS RefSeq v2.1, whole genome shotgun sequence, a single genomic window includes:
- the LOC123088266 gene encoding uncharacterized protein, translating to MRTPPWVSASPYSIFPVVTPSSTTTGRQELSPFLRVPSSTCSKAPWVLIRSSSCHWSVSVTALIDLWVLLILVDPLVGWSLDPWRPSSLHPRPRTCRFLMGNGDESREDGERKGDKDGDLMLLGDVLWRFMTKWRWRTPDDKWMTPSSWFQLLVQSWTSPLAGAPPPARFEPPTSLSNCDPSSIHTLPPS from the exons ATGCGGACTCCTCCTTGGGTGAGTGCTTCCCCCTACAGCATCTTTCCGGTGGTGACACCCTCATCCACCACCACGGGGCGACAAGAGCTCAGCCCCTTCCTGAGGGTCCCGTCCTCAACATGCTCCAAAGCTCCATGGGTACTG ATCCGTAGTTCTTCCTGTCACTGGTCTGTATCTGTTACCGCACTCATCGATCTGTGG GTGCTCCTTATTTTGGTTGATCCCCTCGTCGGTTGGTCGTTGGATCCGTGGCGGCCTTCAAGTCTTCATCCACGTCCAAGGACCTGCAG GTTTCTTATGGGGAATGGAGATGAGTCTCGTGAAGACGGTGAGCGGAAAGGAGACAAGGATGGCGACTTGATGCTCCTTGGAGACGTCCTCTGGAG GTTTATGACAAAGTGGAGATGGAGGACTCCCGACGACaaatggatgacaccgag CTCTTGGTTCCAGCTCTTGGTTCAGAGTTGGACGAGTCCGcttgccggagccccgccgcctgcCCGTTTCGAGCCGCCCACCTCGCTCAGCAATTGCGACCCGTCCTCCATACACACCCTACCGCCTAGCTAG